One window of Legionella pneumophila subsp. pneumophila str. Philadelphia 1 genomic DNA carries:
- a CDS encoding polysialyltransferase family glycosyltransferase — protein sequence MNKYGGAIILLSFPHQLIHALAALFTDREQRRINKDAPILIFIWSYRWFDHKKNSPFLEIIKKLSKIENCQLYIPSLLQRVFGLSEFRALKQRVKYVNKIFPLKDYDSFYYSHDFSADHTAQVFMQAFPNIYKVCFGDPPGFLYKNYTSVMECMENIKTGLKGIFWKSRLKNIEKWYGYDKAYVAMNLSTDIQSYPLLTTTIPNINFINLLNRLKSNLPTLEQEEHAFIETLESFNQNKRFQLLVLSNFTESGLISRENELKLYLELCHRHCPPGSTIIIKPHILSNPAFLQSLKSSLGKYQVILFPENLRCIPLEMLTELLSKCNIISVSSSSIFLSYLYGKEKIIHALTLSDVRQFFNEDSCAQMSEATQTIINTLKNFN from the coding sequence ATGAACAAATATGGTGGTGCAATCATTTTACTCTCTTTTCCCCATCAATTAATTCATGCTCTTGCAGCATTATTTACTGATAGAGAGCAGCGCAGAATTAATAAAGATGCTCCAATTTTGATATTTATCTGGTCATACCGTTGGTTTGATCATAAAAAGAATTCACCATTTCTTGAGATAATTAAGAAATTATCGAAAATAGAAAATTGCCAGCTTTATATTCCCAGTTTGCTTCAAAGAGTGTTTGGATTATCTGAGTTTCGGGCATTAAAGCAACGAGTAAAATACGTTAATAAAATATTTCCATTAAAGGATTATGATAGCTTTTATTATTCACATGACTTTAGTGCCGATCATACCGCACAAGTATTCATGCAGGCTTTCCCTAATATTTATAAGGTTTGTTTTGGTGATCCACCTGGGTTTCTTTATAAAAATTATACCTCAGTAATGGAATGTATGGAAAATATTAAAACGGGTCTTAAAGGTATTTTCTGGAAGAGTCGGCTTAAAAACATAGAAAAATGGTATGGGTATGATAAAGCTTATGTGGCAATGAATTTAAGTACAGATATTCAAAGTTATCCTTTGCTAACAACCACTATCCCAAATATAAATTTTATTAATTTGCTTAACAGATTAAAAAGTAATCTCCCTACTCTTGAACAGGAGGAGCACGCTTTTATTGAAACTTTAGAGTCGTTTAATCAGAATAAAAGATTTCAACTTCTTGTGCTTAGCAATTTTACTGAAAGTGGATTAATTTCAAGAGAGAATGAGCTTAAATTATATCTTGAGCTATGTCATCGCCACTGTCCTCCAGGATCTACTATCATTATCAAGCCACATATATTATCAAATCCCGCTTTTCTTCAGTCATTGAAAAGTAGCCTGGGAAAATATCAAGTTATTCTTTTTCCCGAAAATTTAAGATGTATTCCATTGGAAATGTTAACTGAGCTTTTAAGCAAATGTAATATTATTTCTGTTTCCTCATCATCGATTTTTTTGTCTTATTTATATGGTAAGGAAAAAATTATTCATGCTTTAACTTTATCAGATGTAAGACAATTTTTTAATGAAGATAGCTGTGCTCAAATGAGTGAGGCTACACAAACTATAATTAATACCTTGAAAAACTTTAATTAA